In a genomic window of Plasmodium malariae genome assembly, chromosome: 4:
- the PmUG01_04025200 gene encoding serine-repeat antigen, putative translates to MIFRSCFLLIICVIYSKNITNCVAETTVNSDTGGPNGSGIGEQGLSSSSSENVTGESHSPPGTSVGTSSDNDQSSSSSVTAGNTGDVGQTSEASSKVPEVPSKPSPHLNTNPQQPNREAPQAVQSDGQNVEQGIQVTSTFLKNFDGIKVTGSCKAYFRVFFVPHIWIYVDPTKDSIELKQLFEPVRTVNITQLRNKCINKSNSTFKFIAYVKDQILTLKWLVIGEGADAGNKVDVKKYKIPVLDKTFSSVQVHTANAEKNLIESKNYHISSVIPDQCSIITTNCFLSGSLDIEHCFHCTLLAQKYESENECFKYVSKEAKERIAMDIPTIAQDEEYSVEYRLIESIDIILKSIYKTDENGGKKEELINFEDLENDLKSELKNYCALLKEMDESGTLKNFELANEEETFNNLSRLLKVHPNENMATLRLKFRNPAICVKNVDEWIVNKRGLTLHNETYSAEKVSHDQANADSGAADKGRAESDTTTRGASDSGSADELMAENFEEEEIVSDDIFEKDSSGIIDLSKMKTEMNFKSPYYQKSKYCNKDYCDRWKDKTSCISNIEVEEQGDCGLCWIFASKLHVETIRCMRGYGHFRSSALFVANCSSRNPEEICIVGSNPTEFLQIVNDNKFLPLESDLPYSYNDAGNACPTKRNKWTNLWGNTKLLLHKRDYSFLNTLGYIAYESINFKDKMELFINIIKQEIQNKGSVIVYVKTNNVIDYDFNGKVVHSICGDNEADHAANIIGYGNYINIKGEKRSYWLVRNSWGYYWGDEGNFKVDMYGHDECLYNFIHTAVVFKIDLDMVEVPKKNNNNNNNSVYNYFHKYVPDFFYNLFYVNYDKDKDKDKGESFLYDNGNREEIQQNYSKDSIVSGQTEPESAKVIPAPQPTKSAEKIFKVLHILKNIKDGKIKRGFVKYENLKETENPYSCSRIYSKDPNKMDECKQFCFKEWSKCEKHYSPGYCLTKLYSGDNCFFCNI, encoded by the exons ATGATATTTCGTTCTTGCTTCCTTTTGATAATAT GTGTTATATATAGTAAGAATATAACAAACTGTGTAGCAGAAACTACAGTAAATAGTGATACCGGTGGTCCCAATGGAAGTGGTATAGGTGAACAAGGTTTATCGTCTAGTTCTTCGGAAAATGTTACTGGTGAATCTCACAGTCCACCAGGCACATCAGTAGGAACATCATCCGATAATGATCAATCTTCCTCATCATCAGTAACTGCAGGAAATACTGGAGATGTAGGTCAAACATCAGAAGCTAGTAGTAAAGTTCCTGAAGTTCCTTCCAAACCTTCTCCACATTTGAACACAAATCCACAGCAACCAAATAGAGAAGCTCCTCAAGCTGTACAATCAGATGGACAAAATGTTGAACAGGGGATACAGGTAACTTCTACTTTCTTGAAAAATTTCGATGGTATAAAAGTAACAGGTTCATGTAAAGCATATTTCCGAGTGTTTTTCGTTCCGCATATATGGATTTATGTAGATCCCACAAAAGACAGCATAGAACTAAAACAACTTTTTGAGCCAGTTAGAACAGTAAATATCACACAGTTAAGGAATAAATGCATTAATAAAAGCAACAGCACATTCAAATTTATTGCTTATGTTAAGGATCAAATTCTGACCCTCAAATGGCTAGTAATTGGGGAGGGAGCCGATGCAG GAAATAAAGTGGATGTAAAAAAGTACAAGATACCGGTATTAGATAAGACATTTAGCTCAGTACAGGTGCATACAGCCAATGCTGAAAAGAACTTGATCGAGAGTAAAAACTACCACATAAGTAGTGTTATACCTG atcAGTGCAGTATAATTACGACAAACTGCTTTTTAAGTGGAAGTCTAGATATCGAACATTGTTTCCACTGCACGCTTCTCGCGCAAAAGTATGAAAGTGAAAACGAATGTTTCAAATACGTTTCAAAGGAAGCAAAGGAGCGTATTGCCATGGATATACCGACTATTGCACAAGATGAGGAATACTCGGTCGAGTACAGACTTATAGAGTCTATTGATATTATATTGaagagtatatataaaactgaTGAAAATGgagggaaaaaagaagaattaataaatttcgAGGATTTGGAAAATGATTTAAAAtcagaattaaaaaattattgtgcATTGTTAAAAGAGATGGATGAGAGTggaacattaaaaaattttgaactAGCTAATGAGGAGGAAACATTCAATAATTTATCTAGATTGTTAAAAGTCCATCCTAATGAGAATATGGCTACACTACGACTCAAGTTTAGGAACCCAGCAATATGTGTTAAAAATGTGGATGAGTGGATAGTAAATAAAAGGGGGTTAACTTTGCATAATGAAACATATAGTGCGGAAAAAGTAAGCCATGATCAGGCTAACGCAGACAGTGGTGCAGCTGACAAGGGTCGTGCTGAAAGTGATACTACTACCAGAGGTGCATCTGACAGTGGTAGTGCCGACGAACTGATGGCGGAAAATTTTGAAGAGGAGGAAATTGTATCAGATGATATATTTGAAAAGGATTCCAGTGGCATTATAGATCTGAGTAAGATGAAAACCGAGATGAACTTTAAATCTCCGTATTATCAAAAGAGCAAATATTGTAATAAAGATTACTGTGATAGATGGAAAGATAAAACAAGTTGTATATCAAATATTGAAGTAGAAGAACAAGGAGATTGTGGTTTATGTTGGATATTTGCATCTAAGTTACATGTAGAGACTATTAGATGTATGAGAGGATATGGTCATTTTAGAAGTTCTGCATTGTTTGTTGCAAACTGTTCTAGTAGAAATCCGGAAGAAATATGTATTGTTGGATCTAACCCAACAGAATTTCTTCAAATtgtaaatgataataaatttttacctTTAGAATCTGATTTACCATACTCATACAATGATGCAGGAAATGCATGTCCtacaaaaagaaacaaatgGACGAATTTATGGGGGAATACAAAATTGTTATTACATAAAAGagattattcttttttgaaTACACTAGGCTACATAGCATACGAAAgcataaattttaaagataaaatggaattatttattaacataattaaacaagaaattcaaaataaagGTTCTGTTATTGTTTATGTAAAAACTAATAATGTAATTGATTATGATTTCAATGGGAAAGTAGTTCATAGTATATGTGGTGACAATGAAGCAGATCACGCTGCAAATATTATTGGATAtggtaattatattaatattaaaggTGAAAAGAGATCTTATTGGCTAGTTAGAAATAGCTGGGGTTATTATTGGGGAGATGAAGGAAACTTCAAAGTAGATATGTATGGTCATGAtgaatgtttatataattttatacatacagCAGTTGTATTCAAAATAGATTTAGATATGGTAGAAGTTcctaaaaagaataataataataataataattcagtttataattatttccaTAAATATGTTCCTGATTTTTTCTATAACCTTTTTTATGTCAATTATGATAAGGATAAAGATAAAGATAAAGGTGAATCTTTCTTATATGACAATGGTAATAGGGAAGAAATACAACAAAATTATAGTAAGGATTCTATTGTATCTGGACAAACTGAACCAGAAAGTGCCAAAGTTATACCCGCTCCCCAACCCACTAAATCAGCtgagaaaatttttaaagtactacacattttaaaaaatatcaaagatggaaaaataaagagagGATTTGTCAAATATGAGAATTTAAAAGAAACTGAAAATCCATACAGCTGTTCAAGAATATACTCAAAAGACCCAAATAAGATGGATGAGTGTAAGCAGTTTTGTTTTAAAGAGTGGAGCAAATGTGAAAAGCACTACTCACCCGGTTACTgcttaacaaaattatattcagGGGATAATTGCTTTTTCtgcaatatttaa
- the PmUG01_04025300 gene encoding serine-repeat antigen, putative, with protein sequence MKISKIKYYLFFFFIAHLVKTVKSRVLVNCFGLLHCKICHTIIRNCFLSGTSDLSKCIACEESYYSIKPCTHHTDEYLMDQKSKGAFVELQDHEYLSDEKMAILLSEIIKISIDRHKKGVAGGSTLDNDLKKKIMQLCLYSNFNDNYENAKSHTQATPEEVEEHIQKIIDIYIKETNNMEHILNSLKNPALCLKDPTQWVKDRAGYKDIDSPSAGIISEKKLFKPYKIKSLMSSLYSSKSNCTMQFCNRFADSNECESKIRVLNQGTCGNCWAFASSTTISAFRCRKGLGFAEPSAKYVTLCKNKHINTDDGYVSGHYNDNICREGGHLSYYLETLDNTKMLPTSHNVPYNEPIKGADCPDSKPSWSNMWDEVNLVDRIFNGYIFSGYFKLSFGEYVRNGMTKDLIKIIKEYIIEQGALFVSMKVNGKLSFDHDGEKVMMNCEYEESPDHALVLIGYGDYIKPSGEESSYWLIRNSWGSHWGDKGNFKIDMYGPSNCNGQVLCNAFPLLLQMRGRKIDNPLPNDLASTDTRMRYNHSSFDMSRRRKYPEQRDNQINDDRMNPNNPYDNDRYDKNRIDNDRNDNNPFVNPRYEDMYDEHNEDRYGPNYQPFNDRNAENEYSPEEAGADYPGIGDNRKNSTFRRTFLTNLVVNIGNTQYKRTIYSRRKDEYKEKFSCLRTFSMDESSDVLCRDNCERHIDMCKYNASIGECLMKFSSNYKCIYCGM encoded by the exons atgaaaatatctAAAATTAAGTACTacctatttttcttttttattgcGCATTTAGTGAAAACAG TTAAGTCCAGAGTACTAGTCAACTGCTTTGGATTGCTACACTGCAAGATATGTCACACTATAATAAGGAACTGCTTCTTATCAGGGACGAGTGATTTATCAAAATGCATTGCTTGCGAAGAGAGTTACTATAGCATTAAGCCCTGTACCCACCATACAG aCGAATATTTGATGGACCAAAAATCTAAAGGTGCATTTGTGGAACTACAAGATCAC GAGTACTTATCAGACGAAAAAATGGCAATTTTACTTTccgaaataattaaaatatccATAGATAGACACAAGAAGGGGGTAGCAGGGGGTAGTACCCTGGataatgatttaaaaaaaaaaataatgcaatTGTGTCTGTATTCAAACTTTAATGACAACTACGAAAATGCAAAAAGTCATACACAGGCAACACCGGAAGAAGTAGAGGAgcatatacaaaaaattatagatatatatataaaagaaacaaaTAACATGGAGCATATACTAAACTCCTTGAAAAATCCTGCACTATGTTTAAAGGACCCAACACAATGGGTAAAAGATAGGGCAGGTTATAAGGATATTGATTCACCCTCGGCTGGTATAATATCTGAAAAGAAACTTTTCAAGccttataaaataaaaagtttaatGAGTTCTTTATACAGTTCTAAGTCTAACTGTACTATGCAATTTTGCAATAGGTTCGCTGATTCGAATGAATGTGAATCTAAAATCAGGGTCCTCAACCAAGGCACATG CGGGAACTGCTGGGCTTTTGCCTCATCGACGACTATATCCGCCTTCAGATGCAGAAAGGGCTTGGGGTTTGCAGAACCATCGGCTAAATATGTAACTCTATGTAAGAACAAACATATAAACACTGATGATGGATATGTATCTGGACATTACaatgataatatatgtaGAGAAGGAGGACATTTATCTTATTATCTTGAGACGTTGGACAATACAAAAATGCTTCCAACATCTCATAACGTTCCTTATAATGAACCGATAAAAGGTGCAGACTGTCCTGATAGTAAACCGTCCTGGAGTAATATGTGGGATGAAGTAAATTTAGTTGATCGAATATTTAATGGGTATATTTTTAGTGggtattttaaattatcttttGGTGAGTATGTAAGAAATGGTATGACAAaagatttaattaaaattatcaaaGAATACATAATAGAACAAGGGGCTTTATTTGTCTCAATGAAAGTAAATGGAAAATTAAGTTTTGATCATGATGGGGAAAAAGTTATGATGAACTGTGAATATGAAGAATCACCTGACCATGCATTAGTTCTAATAGGTTATGGAGATTATATAAAACCCTCAGGTGAAGAAAGTTCCTATTGGCTTATAAGAAATAGTTGGGGTTCTCATTGGGGAGATAAaggtaattttaaaattgacATGTACGGACCAAGTAATTGTAATGGACAAGTATTATGTAATGCATTTCCTTTACTTTTACAAATGAGAGGGAGAAAAATAGATAATCCCTTACCTAACGATTTAGCATCAACAGATACTAGGATGAGGTATAATCATTCTTCTTTTGATATGAgtagaagaagaaaatatcCTGAACAGAGGGATAACCAAATTAATGATGATAGAATGAACCCCAACAATCCATACGATAACGATCGATATGATAAAAATCGAATCGATAACGACAGAAATGATAATAACCCTTTTGTTAATCCTAGATATGAAGATATGTATGATGAACATAATGAAGACAGATATGGACCAAACTACCAACCATTTAACGATCGAAATGCAGAAAATGAATACTCTCCTGAGGAAGCTGGAGCTGACTACCCGGGGATTGGTGACAACCGCAAGAATTCCACTTTTCGAAGAACTTTTCTAACTAACTTGGTTGTCAACATTGGCAATACTCAGTATAAGAGAACCATTTACTCACGAA gGAAGGATGAATACAAAGAAAAGTTCTCCTGCTTAAGAACATTTTCAATGGATGAATCCTCAGACGTGTTATGCCGAGATAATTGTGAACGACATATCGACATGTGCAAATATAATGCATCCATTGGTGAATGTCTAATGAAGTTTTCCTCCAATTATAAATGCATTTATTGCGGCATGTAA